GTGACCttgatgccgcgacggaacctagactctcgtgtgtgctgcagccacatgattgagctacTAGGCGCGCGCTGGTGTCTAGGTATGTGTGACGTAACTCACGGCAATTCCCTTCTATGCAACCTACTAGTGTCCTAACCTCTGATCCTTACTCAAGTGTATAGGGCTAACGAGTTTTAATCGCGGGAAAATGGGTATGGTATGCGCATTGCGCTATGTGCATCATCAACTTATTCATATGTGCATCATGCTTATGCATCTCATACATGCATCTGTCAAGAGCATCATTATCGTTGCATCATAGTGCATGCAAAATTGAGTCAGCATCGTGGCAATTGCATCGTGTCATAAGCCCCATTTTTATTGCGCATAAAACATTTCGTTATTGCATTGCACTAGCATTGCAATCACACATCTCGAGGGTGcatcattctcatggtcatcgagcatatgcatctcgcatcataCTGTTTAATTAATCAACAGTTTGAACAGGAATGTCCTTGATCAAAAACTCACCTTGATATCCTTTCCatctagattcaccaccagATTGAGAAATTGTGTCTTCCAGGATTTAGATCCTCTTTTCTCTGCAAAATCCTGCTATATGTCAGCACTAGAATAGTCCACCGGTCCTTTCCAGCCGCTTTTGATGGTGATTGTTATCACATTTATTATCCACGGACTCTTGCTGCAAAAACTGAAGCCCTGGAActttttagtgtggaaaaacaattgattagttcacacagTGGCACAGTTAATCCCTCCCACTCATTATACCATACCTTGCTTCTTAAACTTTCTATACGTTCTCCATTCTTATCTGCAAAGAATCATATCGTTAACATCAACCTTCTCTATTGTGACTTTGTCAAACTGACTTTGATGGTTAATCTATTCCCCTTCCCTCGAGAATCTCTCGTTCGGAATCTCgagacgagattctttttaagggggtaggttgtgacatcccagattttaaaatactaagcaagaaatattaaaCACATAATCAAGCTTAATAAGCAAGAGCAATTCAAGTTAAACTTTTCTTTTGGGAAATAATATAAGTGTGTTTTTGTgtatatgaaattttgcacatgaaatgacgagccTATCAAACCACAGTTTTCAAACAATTAAACtgtctttcaaattttaaacaaatatgcttaaaaataatttctaaaatatagctcaaatgaacttttgcctaaaaccaaTACTATAGGTTTTCGAATgacaaacaactttcgtgttcaaaatttttcgagttgctacacaaaagtgggagaaaaatttgaatttcaaagtatATTGGatattttcaaatgcactcaagtttcaatttttatctttcaaacgaagtctcaaatgaaaaagtgtctaaaacgaaagttgtagatctcgaaattttaagcaagtttggtattcaaaagtttttcatttgaagccatgaagaaggagaaaagCTGAGTTTAAGAACTGGACTTTGGAACTTCGCGTTATTTACAGAACTGCCCTTGCCATCATCTCCTTCCCTGTCGCCTCGCCGTCTCGTCGCCGGCACCACCACGCGTCGCCTCGTCAAACCATATCGTCGCCGCTTAACCATCCAACGAAGCCAAGTTCGTTTTCTCCTCTCCGTTTCGCCTCTTCCAGAGCCGAGCCCATCCTTCCCTTGCTCAGgctcgtcgccgccaccgcgagccatggccgccgtcgccctgctcCCGTGGAGCCTCCTCctgcgccccttcttccccaaaACCGACCCTCTAGCGAGCTTCGTTGGCCCTCACTGGTCCTCCCAAGCCCGCTCACCGCCGCCCAGGGCCtcccgaacgccgccgccgcggcacagcatcgccgccgtccgcagctcgccgtcgagctcgtCGTTCCGCCCTCTCCCCGCCCAAAACAACTTCGGGAACGGCTTCACCTCGCCCCAACGAAGCTCCCAAGCCCAACCACCTCCGCACATGGCCGCCGGAACGCCACCGCCGGTGAACAGACCCGCCGCGCCCCTTGCTTCACGCCGGCAAGCCCCGTCCGGCCATCCCCGCGAGCCCCGAGACCACCCGCAGGTGCGGCTCGACCTcctctccatttcccccaacCTAGCCCCCACCTCCGGTGACTCTACTCGCCGGAAAAAGGGCCGGaatccctcctctgttcctggtcCGACCAGGGACCTCATGTTAAAAGAAACGAAAATTCCAGGGGCTAGTTTGCAAAATATACATGGATTTCgaacagcaaactttgaaaatttgtagaaaatcgtagaaaaatcagaaaaatacaaacttaactgttctggaatccttgcaacaaaatctacaacttttgttacatacacttttGCATTTGACCAATAGTTTTATCTCTACATTAAATATTGGTTTTATCCACatttgtatgtatctcaagttctaCCCATGATCTTTAGCTGATTTTTGGACAGTGTGCTACAACTTAGATGAAtagcttactgtaaaaatttgaggacattTTGACAAATATAGCTATGGGTTTTTATTAGATCTTGTTCTAGGCTAGTAATAAATGCCGTATTTTGCTTTTGATGCTCTACTTGGTATTTTCAAATAAAACTTTTCCAATATGCTTTAGATACTAAATGAACAATATGGTAAAAGTTTAGGAGCCATCACAACTCTCTACTTTTGGTTTTGATTTAAATCCATGGTTAATAGTGCTAtctcatgataaatagttctgGCACTTGGAAAATTACGAAACTTTTACTAGTTGCTATATTTGAGTAGATAAACCTGCAGGAAAAATTTGAAGGTCAAATACCTAGATGAAGCAGCAGGTGCAGGCCTAGCACTCtgtttgtatgcacgctttggTGAAGGGATGGATAGTAGAAGCTAGTTAGTTTCTTTGGTAGCAATACTTGTGCATGTTTGATTCTGTGGAATTCCTAGAAAAATATTGGTAGTTCTAAAATCACGAAACCATCTGTCATAGCTTTGTATCGTTATTCCTTAATTTATGCATATATAGTTTCTCATAAAAAGGTTTGTCCTTTTGTTTGTGGTTTATCTGTGTGATGAATAAATTGTTAAATAAATGGTTAATTCTCTGTTGCTTGAAGTCCTGTGAGATCAATCATGTTAGCTCCCTTGAAGCATAATCTATCAAAATATCATCAGCTTTTGTCATGACTTTATATGATAGCGTTGTACAGATAAAATCTGCTTGACTCATGGAATAACTTTTGACTGATAGTGTTCACTAAATAGTAGTtgagtttttgttttatttattttcattcACCAATAGTTCATAAAATGCCAACATTTAGCAAAGCCAATTATGTGTGACTACTTAGATCTGTATCGAAGAGGGAAAATATTTGATAGTGTTTAGGCAAGGCCAAATGCTCTTAGCTGTATTTAAATTGTTATTACCTCCTCAATTTACCTCATATCCAAAGTTAGCTTATGCTCCAGCCTCCAGGTGGGTTGTGCATGTGCTTAATTAATCTGCACTAAATAATTGTGCCACTAAGATGTTGAAATCATTTCTTGTAGTCCACATGCCACGCTGTGCTACCTATTTTTGTGTAATTAGCTTGTTTGCATACTCGACAGTCCGGTCAAAAATCTTAAATTGTTTCGCTCACTTGCATCGCTTGTGCATTCATGTAGAAATCGTAGCAAGGACGTcgtctataaatttggtcatgAAGCTAGGAGCTAGCGAAGCAAGCCGAGGAAGGAACTTGTGAAGATCCGGCCCAAGGCCGAGAGAAATACTAACCCCGCTCAGcaaaaaggcaagccccggagcatgtcctatctatttttaaatttatgcaacttattactgtttctatctacttgcgcatttaagtttacaggagttgcttggaaccatagttgcatgatcctaggtacctatgcttgaacactagtatgtgtagttcgctagttggctaggctaaaggttcggtagaagtcgagtgatttcctgtcactcgcgagaattataggagttgaatgtctactacatactgcaactataaggctcacgggcggggttgtggtactggtgataccccgtctgtttagtgaaaatggataaggccgcagtgtgtggtagtggtggttaagcttttgaacgtactaaccacatgccgagaaatatggtaatcggtaagcttaagtacctgatcggcccggcgagtggacttttccctcaccctctttgaacgttgttctcatgcggccacatgcgggtgcaaggagGCTCACTACCCAGCGCCGTACCGTGGCGTGGATCCTTGTACTCGaagtgggtgaccctgatccacaacccggaaagaaaggggaaaagtcgtgtgggtgacttggttcccatacgtgtgtgttaggtctgcctggccaggttaacaaattcgattcgaatcgtccgcttctcacggtttgggactgcttaacccttctgctacatagagtaagaagtgaaagacggtgatgatgaatatggttggttggataatgaaatataaatgtttcccaccatgtatgctattggatagatgctcacctagaatggttaattgaactagaatttggaagctaaaacctgaaattaaggatctactctttactgcttttcggcaaacaaaccccgcaagccaaaagccttgcatgtctagataaagggctaagtatacccttagtcgggtaagccttgctgagtattagtatactcagccttgcttgtggctttgtttttcaggtgatatatctgaggatgtgattgatgtcatgtacgggcttcatcatgacgtcttctatcatcgctagactatcgtgtatttttctgctgctcttgaactctgttatacttttataaattcaatcttggtttgtaatattaattcaatttcatactctgtgttgtaaaatttgtggaatgtttcattctctggactgctttgttgatcctgtttcaagtggtttaatcgggattttacccgacagcactgccggattactccgttttaagtgcgtgttaaccctagttactgtttcggtgatagttagcgcacttaatccggattaatttaggcggtactgccacaggcggcctcacctcgctacACGTGCTTggggacttcctgaagcgccggatcgcccccctgaagcagcggccgcgtcctgcttggagcttcacccgccccaacgactgcagcaggacccaacgcggagaggggagcgatctgacccaggaagccctggaggtcctggtgcgggcggtgatgggggagattgtggcggaaccacccaaactaactgggcccgggtgcactaatctttgttgctaggcaactctgacccaaatcggcacgcaccggtagttcctcgagtgaagcctcgattaaagccacgctattccaggatcacacagacaacactcacatgaaggtgagcccagagattacaacacagatcatctcatacatttcagagtttgcagcggaaaggaaatttattacaaaccatgttcagagtagcgaagtactacagagttccaaactacacaaattattcaagtctcattattcagcggaagcattaaaagataactagcgaaataacatgacgcatcgataaagcccgtacgaaagcgtcactcagcaggagggtggtcagcaccaactgaagggccatcccactcaatagaccagcccggaggcaaagtacacggccaagtaagacttgcaaacagatcctcgtagttagtacctgaaaaacagtgccacaagcaaggctgagtatactaatactcagcaagactaacccgtctccggatataacatagtccgataactagacatgcaaggctttttggttggtggggttgttttgccaaaaacaccactaagagttgatccttattttcagattttatttagccatcttccagttggattaaccattctaagtttgcatctaactctacacataCATgatagagcaaccatttaatcatccggcagtattatcatcatcatattccacttgttactctgtgtgaccgaaatcattaagcaatctcatgccgtgagaggcggacgattccgaatcgaatttcaacctggccaggggaacctagaccacacgtatgggaaccaagtcacccacacaacatttcccatttctttccagtccgtggatccgggtcaccctccccgactacagagcccgatgTCTCTGCACCAGTAtttccggacaaaaataaaacctacttctactaaGAGGGTGAAGTGTCgttccactcaccggtccaatcaggtacttaaacttaccgattaccatatttctcggcatgtggctagtactttcaaacgcttaacgaaatgagccacacaccgcgaccttaaccgttttgactacaccagcggggtatcacaactacacaaccctgcccgttgtccttatatttcagcaggaattaaagtcagtaaaattcctatttgctcgcgagaggcaggaaacccctcgacttctaccgtacctaattagcatggcaactagtcgacaaaaagatccgggtatcaaacatagaTACCTAGGGATCAttcacctaaggttttcgatcaactcctagaaaacgtaaatgcacaataaaaatattacaacatatacaaaatagtaagatgaatataatgcgtaaaataatgggatcatgcaccggggcttgtcttcttgggcactgttcaaaggtagccttgggctcttccgaacattggttcgggtcttgattcaagtcagtataatTAAGAGAAACACTCttcggagtggtagtattcgcgggcaccaattcgtaatcaccgtcgagtagatttaccgtttctatatgcatacAGAAATGacattgttacaacatgatataaacatatttctttccttcactataaagttgtagtccagtatagcatgtgtttgttgtggtggtcttagttaactttattttctgggcaatcgtttatagagtagttcttaaattcactttacttcataaaagagctgtgtggtttggttttcatttttatcatttaaaacatagcattctttcactatttcataacaacaaatttattcatgagctagtgatgaacaatTAATGTAACACAGATCCTAAACTTTAGCAactatggtataaatttcagcatctaaccataaagcaatttaccataactattcatgtaagtggattactctagttgcttcacctttttacACAGAATGtatgacatgggttctggtgctacaaattttatgggagcatctacaTAGCACCTACTCAGTACcttaatttttccagattttatctaCTCATATAAACGGagttataaaattaacaaaagtAACATGCTAGCATTAAGAATAAATTCCACAGGGAGTTCTGCACAGGTTGTGTCTCAAAATTTGACCAGAGCCTATACATGGACTATACATGCTTCAGTAAATTTTTCAAGCATTATTTCGAGAAGATGAATTACTCATGCATTAAACTATatatgaacatgcatattcatttggactttaatatgactagtactgcatgtgaaaattttaccatagcTATTTCTCACTCTAACTAGTAACCTATCCAAATATGAATACCAGATATGACTGATTTCTTTcaggacaaaaatagcaaaactaagcatgatatctcaagcatggatTATAACTATAAGAATATTCAGTAAAAGGTGCTCAAACTTCGCAGGCATGGTTAAAAGACTAAA
This sequence is a window from Panicum virgatum strain AP13 chromosome 7K, P.virgatum_v5, whole genome shotgun sequence. Protein-coding genes within it:
- the LOC120639713 gene encoding basic salivary proline-rich protein 3-like, producing the protein MAAVALLPWSLLLRPFFPKTDPLASFVGPHWSSQARSPPPRASRTPPPRHSIAAVRSSPSSSSFRPLPAQNNFGNGFTSPQRSSQAQPPPHMAAGTPPPVNRPAAPLASRRQAPSGHPREPRDHPQKS